Within Eggerthella timonensis, the genomic segment CGGCATCGAGCTGTGGCCCCACCAGGAAGAGGCGCTCATGGACCTCATGGTGGGCGACCACGTGATCCTCGGCACGCCCACGGGCTCGGGCAAGTCGCTCGTGGCTCTGGGAATGCAGTTCATGGCGCTGGCCACGGGAAAGCGCTCGTACTACACAGCGCCCATCAAGGCGCTGGTCAGCGAGAAGTTCTTCAGCCTCGTGGAGGTGCTCGGCCGCGAGAACGTGGGCATGATCACGGGCGACGCGCACATCAACGCCGAGGCGCCCGTCATCTGCTGCACGGCCGAGATCCTGGCCAACCAGGCGCTGCGCGAGGGCGAGGCCGCCGACGTAGGCTGCGTGGCCATGGACGAGTTCCACTTCTACGGCGATGCCGATCGCGGCTGGGCGTGGCAGGTGCCGCTGCTCACGCTGCCGAAGACGCAGTTCCTTCTCATGAGCGCCACGTTGGGCGACGTCAGCGCCATCGCGGCGTCGCTTAAGGAGCGCACGGGCACGGACGTGGACGTCGTCGCCGACGCGCCGCGCCCGGTGCCGCTGTCGTACGAGTACGTGGAGATGCCGCTCGAGGGCACGGTGGAGCTGGCCTTGCGCAAGGGCGAGGCGCCGCTGTACCTCGTGCACTTCTCGCAGGACGCGGCGCTGGCCACCGCGCAGGCGCTGTCGAGCTACGGCGTGGCCTCCAAGGAGCAGCGCGAGCTCGTCAAGGAGGCCGTGAAGGGCACGCGCTTCACCACGGCGTTCGGCAAGACGCTCAAGCGCCTGCTGGCGAGCGGCGTGGGCGTGCACCACGCGGGCATGCTGCCGCGCTACCGGCTGCTCGTGGAGAAGCTGGCCCAGCAGGGCCTCCTGCCCGTCATCTGCGGCACCGACACGCTGGGCGTGGGCATCAACGTGCCCATCCATACCGTGGTGCTCACGCAGCTCACGAAGTTCGACGGCTACAAGATGCGCCGTCTGCGCGCCCGCGAGTTCCATCAGATCGTGGGCCGCGCGGGGCGCTCGGGCTTCGACACCGAGGGCATGGTGATCGCCGAGGCCCCTGAGCACGACATCGAGAACGCGAAGCTCATGGCGAAGGCGGGCGACGATCCGAAGAAGATCCGCAAGGTCAAGAAGAAGCAGCCGCCCGAGGGCTTCGTCACCTGGAACAAGCAGACCTTCGAGCGCCTCATCGCGGCGGTGCCCGAGACGTTGAAGCCGCGCATGAAGATCACCCACTCTATGGTGCTGTCCGAGGTGGTGCAGGGCGGCGACGCGTACAGCCGCGTGCGCCGGCTCATCGAGGACTCGGCGCAGACCGCCGAGGAGAAGGCCGCGCTCGTCGTGCGCGCCGACGAGATATTCGAGACGCTCGTGAACGCCGACGTCATCGAGAGCGTCGAGGGCGAGGACGGGGGCACCGCGTACGTGACCACGGTCGACCTGCCCGAGGACTTCGCGCTCGACCAGCCGCTGTCGCCGTTTCTGCTGGCGGCGCTCGAGCTGCTCGACCCGGAAAGCGACACGTACGCGCTCGACGTCATCTCCATGGCCGAGGCCACGCTGGAGAACCCGCGCCAGGTGCTGCGCGCCCAGGAGCGCGCCGCGCGCGACCGCGCCATGCAGGACATGAAGGCCGACGGCGTCGAGTACGAGGAGCGCCTCGAGCGCCTCGCCGAGATCACGTACCCGCGCCCGCTCGAGGAGCTGCTGGACGCCGCGTTCGAGCGCTACTGCGCCGACGTGCCCTGGGCGCGCGACTTCCAGCTGGAGCCGAAGTCGGTGCTGCGCGACATGCTGGAGGGCGCGTCCGACTTCAAGGGCTACGTGCAGCGCTACGGCATCGCGCGCTCGGAGGGCACGCTTCTGCGCTACCTATCCGACGCCTACCGCGTGCTCGACCGCACGGTGCCCGAGGCCTTGCGCGACGAGCGGCTCGCGGACGTCATCGCGTGGCTCGGCTTCGTCGTGCGCTCGGTGGACTCGAGCCTCGTGGACGAGTGGGAGAGCGCCGGCTCCGCAGCCGACGCCGCGCCGCCGACGGCGGACGACGTCGTGGTGGCCGACCGCCGCGGCCTCACCGTGCTCGTGCGCAACGCGCTGTTCCGGCGCGTGCGGCTGGCCTCGCAGGGGCGCGCGGCGGAGCTCGGCAAGCTCGACCAGGAATGGGGCTGCGGCGAACCGCGCTGGCAGCGCGCGCTCGACGCCTACTTCGAGGTGCACGAGGCCGTCCAGATCGACGCCGACGCCCGCTCGATGGCCTACCTCGCCATCGACGAGGCGGACGAGGCGACCGACCGCGTGTGGCACGTGCGCCAGATATTCAGCGACCCTGAGGGCGACCACGATTTCGCCCTCGTCGCCG encodes:
- a CDS encoding DEAD/DEAH box helicase — protein: MVERAQDATTEPVPSVPPDGEGAFAHGSLGRLAPAWWEPAEGEPEPEPWLSPDAALDRFLDWTRARGIELWPHQEEALMDLMVGDHVILGTPTGSGKSLVALGMQFMALATGKRSYYTAPIKALVSEKFFSLVEVLGRENVGMITGDAHINAEAPVICCTAEILANQALREGEAADVGCVAMDEFHFYGDADRGWAWQVPLLTLPKTQFLLMSATLGDVSAIAASLKERTGTDVDVVADAPRPVPLSYEYVEMPLEGTVELALRKGEAPLYLVHFSQDAALATAQALSSYGVASKEQRELVKEAVKGTRFTTAFGKTLKRLLASGVGVHHAGMLPRYRLLVEKLAQQGLLPVICGTDTLGVGINVPIHTVVLTQLTKFDGYKMRRLRAREFHQIVGRAGRSGFDTEGMVIAEAPEHDIENAKLMAKAGDDPKKIRKVKKKQPPEGFVTWNKQTFERLIAAVPETLKPRMKITHSMVLSEVVQGGDAYSRVRRLIEDSAQTAEEKAALVVRADEIFETLVNADVIESVEGEDGGTAYVTTVDLPEDFALDQPLSPFLLAALELLDPESDTYALDVISMAEATLENPRQVLRAQERAARDRAMQDMKADGVEYEERLERLAEITYPRPLEELLDAAFERYCADVPWARDFQLEPKSVLRDMLEGASDFKGYVQRYGIARSEGTLLRYLSDAYRVLDRTVPEALRDERLADVIAWLGFVVRSVDSSLVDEWESAGSAADAAPPTADDVVVADRRGLTVLVRNALFRRVRLASQGRAAELGKLDQEWGCGEPRWQRALDAYFEVHEAVQIDADARSMAYLAIDEADEATDRVWHVRQIFSDPEGDHDFALVADVDLDATQEEGEAVFKSLRAGFVEDLEAE